The DNA window TATACTTTGGCTTATTTTTGGCTTGGATGATTCTTCTCTCGACGCGGTCTTGACTGCCTCGTGACAGTGGATCTGCTTCACTGCTTGTTCCTGACGGCACTTGATGACGGGCAATCGCATGCACCGGCTTTCGTTTGCAGCCTGCTGGTCAGCGGCCCAGCGCATTTATGAGCCTTCCAATCCTTCCGACAAGGTCGCCAGGGTGGTAGGCGGTGCGGTCTCTTGGAATATCCGTAAAGCGGTGCACTCGCAACGCTGGCGCAATACCTGTGCTGTCAGAATGAGCTATATCCTCAACCAAAGTGGCTTGCTGATTCCGGCTATACCCAAGAGTACTGTACCCGGCGCAGATCACCGGCAGTATTTCTTCAGGATTTCGGCGTTGAAAGCCTTCCTTCAGCAGCGGTGGGGTCTTGCCGGTCAGTGCTTGTATAGCCTTGTTTCCGGATATGGCTTCAGGTTGAGCAAAGGTATTTTGATCTTCGATGTTTCGGGTTGGGGGGATGCTTCTGGACATGCCACCTTGTTTGATGGACGTCGCTGTTATGACCAATGCTACTTCAACGATGGAGGGCAGAGGCGCTATCACGTGGACTGTGCAAGCTTGTGGAACTTGGAATGAGCCGGCGCTTCGTGGTCATGTTGGCCTGTCTGCTGGCATGCTCGGCTGCCCAATCGCTTGCTGATACGGACTTCGATGAACATTACCCGCATCAAGGGCCAGAAGCGGCCGGTCGCAGCTATGCGATCAATTATCGGGATCTGGTGCTCGCCAATTGTATTGCCAAGGCCTATGCCAAGGATCCCGATGTCGACAAGGATGCCGGCAGCAGCGCCTCTGCCTTGATTGAATGGTTGGCCTACGATATGGATGCGGCTACCCAGCCGATGTGGGAGC is part of the Frateuria aurantia DSM 6220 genome and encodes:
- a CDS encoding type VI secretion system amidase immunity protein Tai4, which produces MSRRFVVMLACLLACSAAQSLADTDFDEHYPHQGPEAAGRSYAINYRDLVLANCIAKAYAKDPDVDKDAGSSASALIEWLAYDMDAATQPMWELLERYLDRRYTAPGRNASHKDVRFDFMKCLDLYHSAALQDQVRRYVGDPDRTARQDAKAMNLDP
- a CDS encoding T6SS effector amidase Tae4 family protein translates to MSYILNQSGLLIPAIPKSTVPGADHRQYFFRISALKAFLQQRWGLAGQCLYSLVSGYGFRLSKGILIFDVSGWGDASGHATLFDGRRCYDQCYFNDGGQRRYHVDCASLWNLE